One window of Salegentibacter sp. Hel_I_6 genomic DNA carries:
- a CDS encoding helix-turn-helix domain-containing protein, whose product MNIDRMEFISWMERIMSRLDMLDDHMEDMQKHRSSIDGEELLDNQDLLQMLKISNRSLQRYRSSGKLPYYTISGKLYYKLSDVHQFIRESFTAPPSRKKANK is encoded by the coding sequence ATGAATATTGACAGAATGGAATTTATCAGTTGGATGGAACGCATTATGAGCCGGCTAGATATGTTGGATGACCATATGGAGGATATGCAAAAGCACCGGAGCAGTATTGACGGGGAAGAATTGCTGGACAACCAAGACCTCCTCCAAATGCTCAAAATAAGTAACCGCTCCCTGCAACGTTACCGCTCTTCCGGAAAGCTTCCTTATTACACCATCAGTGGAAAACTATATTATAAACTATCGGACGTCCATCAGTTCATCAGGGAAAGTTTTACAGCTCCACCATCTAGGAAAAAAGCCAACAAATGA
- a CDS encoding RteC domain-containing protein, which translates to MRNSIYKNALTRIQSEEKNVSLCSNNIINETYRMIIFIKDLLCELKTHILTQGFSDEQEEINFFKEIKPQILGKLVYYNKLSRIETTRPVSNGKLYNTYYSIHMRKLKKEFKVHILNSFFYRYYRSGRTDKDAIYFRLGHINFYDGLNSFVFEIDTHFSTYYDYKIARIIANELLYVYLLSKIEPYNHTDRFSTVLPFENEKVRWTDSKNALIELLYALHITGSISNGRIGLKKLGLLFQELFNIQLGDIHHAFHRMKDRTGDRSIFLNHLKKSLEQYMDKGL; encoded by the coding sequence ATGAGAAATTCTATTTACAAAAATGCACTGACGCGCATCCAATCAGAAGAAAAAAATGTGAGTCTTTGCAGTAACAACATTATTAATGAAACGTACCGGATGATAATTTTCATCAAGGATTTACTTTGTGAACTGAAAACCCACATATTAACGCAGGGATTTTCAGACGAACAGGAAGAAATTAATTTTTTCAAGGAAATAAAACCCCAGATCCTGGGCAAGCTTGTTTATTACAACAAGCTCTCCCGAATAGAGACAACCCGGCCTGTAAGTAATGGGAAGTTATACAATACCTACTACTCAATCCATATGAGAAAGTTGAAAAAAGAATTTAAAGTCCATATTTTAAATTCCTTTTTTTATAGATACTATCGGTCCGGTCGAACAGATAAGGATGCAATCTATTTTAGGCTGGGCCATATCAATTTTTATGATGGGCTGAACAGTTTTGTCTTTGAGATTGACACCCATTTTTCGACATATTATGATTACAAAATAGCACGAATCATTGCCAATGAATTACTTTATGTCTATCTCCTTTCAAAAATAGAACCCTACAATCATACGGATAGGTTCTCCACGGTCTTGCCATTTGAAAACGAAAAAGTTCGTTGGACAGATTCAAAAAATGCCCTTATTGAATTACTCTATGCCCTTCATATTACTGGTTCAATTTCCAATGGACGTATAGGCCTAAAAAAATTAGGCCTCCTTTTTCAGGAATTATTCAACATTCAGTTGGGGGATATCCATCATGCTTTTCACCGCATGAAGGACCGCACCGGGGATAGGTCCATATTCTTAAATCATCTTAAAAAATCTCTAGAGCAATATATGGACAAAGGCCTATGA